In Lolium rigidum isolate FL_2022 chromosome 7, APGP_CSIRO_Lrig_0.1, whole genome shotgun sequence, the DNA window CCATTCCACCGGGGATCGCGACACATTCAGGGAATATGATAATCACCGGGGCGGTGCTTCGCGCTCGCGGCGGAGGCGCCCACTTCCAGGTGGTCTTGACAGTGGCAGACAACCAGGACAAGCAACGCAGACGAGCGCTCGCCTGCGTCTACTCGTCAGAGACCCGCTTATGGGGTGATCTCATTTCAACACCGCTTCCCTTAGGGGTTCCTAGGAGTGATCAACCCACGGTTGAAGACTTTGCTAATGTACCCACCTTGGTTTTTACTGGCAAGCCCGCTGTGCTTGCTGGGAATTTCCTTTACTGGGTGCTTGTTGGGAACTTTCAAGGAATTCTTGAGTTTGATTTGGAGAAGCAAAGCCTAGCTGTGATACGGGTGCCACTGCATATGCTTGAAAATTTCCACTTCTTGAATATGAGGGCAGAGGGTGGTAGCCTCGGTTTACTCTTTTCGAAAGACAGCACCATTCAATTGTGGAAGAGGAAGACTGGTTGTGATGGTGTTGCTTCATGGGCACTCGGAAGAACTATTGAACTGGACAAGCTGCTTTCCCTAGAGTCACAACAAGTATCAGTAAGAATACTAGGTTTCGCTGAGGAAAATAATGTGTTGTTCCTGCAGACATGTGGCATCCAGTATATGCTCCATCTTGAGTCGTTGCAGTTCAAGAAACTAAGCGAAAGCATATTAGCTTCCAATTTTCATCCATTTGAAAGTGTCTACACTTCAGGTAATGGAATGCCTTCAGATATCACGTTTTATGTAATGATTATTGTATAGAAATATAAATCTTTAACTTTTTTAGTGCTATTTAGCCACATGGTGGGCTGCAGTTGGTCTACTGTTAGCTTCAACTCTGTATTTTTTGTTGTCCAAGTCAGAGCTAGCAAACTGTCTTTATCAGTTTATTACATAAATATCCATgcaaatgcagtaaaacaatgaTCACCAGCCTATTCACATATGCACAAATTGTATAATGGTAGTTTATGTTCATAGCTGTTGTGCAGTTTTTCCACAAGATAAATACATAGTAAtaccaatgttcaagaaatcggtaatcgttaactgctcggtcggcttgaGTTAAGGGATTAATCGGAAATCGGcctattaactgatttaatcggtcgactATTAATCGGCATGATTTTAAAAAATGCAAATTTTGAGCACTAAAACATGCTCTATTGAATGAGTAAAAATTGTAAAAGAACACAGGCAATGTTTGACACTAGAATATCTTGAATTCTTGAAATGAACTTGACATGTAAATCATTGCTAGACCAGAACCTAGGCAGCCACATATGCAAAATGTGTGGCCGAACGCACACAACAATGAAACATAGGGCAGCACCACGTTTTACATATCAGCATCTATTGTGCAATACATCACATCAGCCCATATTAAATAACAAGGTAAATAACATGGTCCACAAATAAAGTTCACACAACCAAAAGAAAATAGATAGGAGTAGGATTGTTAAATCTCCAAGACTCAAGGCAGCATCatgtcctcctcatcttcattatCTTTGCAAATCATCTGGATCAAACAACATTGCAAATTTCCATCTCATATCATCTGAATTCCTCTTAAGGGCTTGGGAACTTTCCACTTGAGCAGCACCAGCAGCAGCCATCTACAAAATAAAATTCGCGGCATCATGTATTGCAAAAATTAGCACTAGCTAGTTCAACACAAAACACCATGCTCTGTTCAACACTTCAACATAGAACAGTACACAAAAAGAAAATTGGCAGCAGCCATCTACatgcaacaaaaataaaaaaaagggagATTGTGTACATGAGATTGATCAGCCATCTACAGGCAGCAGCCAGTTTATATACTAAAATTGGTAGCAGCCATCTAGAGGGAGCGGCCAGTTAATATATTAAACAGATGAGGACAAACTTTGCTGTACAAAATTTGATCGTGGATCATAGCTAATTACGATGGAAAATATACCATGGATTGGAGATTGTGTACTGTACATGATATTGATCCAAAATACTTGACAGAGAATGGGAGGGGAATCAGATTGACAACATACCGTGTACTGGATTCAAGGGGAGGTGTTATTGGAGAACCTGGCCCGGTTGAGAAGCAGGTAGGGGTGCCGGCGGAAGCGGACGACCGACGGCAGCCAACTGGGCGCGTCCGGCTCGCGCTCCTGGTCTCCTGGAAGACGCGAGGAGAGGCACATGCCGCCTGGCCGCAGCCCCTGGGTATATATGGTGATGAGGAGGTGTGCTACTGCTACATGCGCCGGCGAAGATGAGCTATGGGGCGGCGGCGATTTAATCCTGGCAGTGAAGGCGGAGAGAGGAAGAGTCAAGCGGGGTAGTTACCGAGGCCATGGAAACTGTCCGGGGGCGGTGGGTCGGGCGGAAAATGAATTTTTTTCTGACGTTTTGGTTGACCGGTTAATCGCTTCTTCCCGTTTAATCGCCTGTCAGACCATTTAATCGGAACTAACGAGTAACCCGTCCGAATAGGCTTATTCTACACGGGATCCTCACGATTAGCGATTAGTCGGGCGAGTAATCGGCTACTCGGCCGAGTTTTTGAACATTGAGTAATACATAACAGTTTAAAGTTGaagaaaactaaaagaaaaacTAGCTTGAACCAACTGAAATATCAGATAGTTATCTCAAATGCTCAATAGGTCAAAATTTGATGTTTAAAGCTAGTTCTATTTCTGTAATTCAATAATTATTATCCTGGCTAATCTTGCTTATAATATTAAATCTATAATGGTGACTTTGTTTGAAATTTTAAGAATCGTTTTTCATTTTAATTTTTACCATTGTTAGGACTTAGGAGAGTCACAAGGAGAGTTCCAAGTCCATTTTACTTTGGAAAAAGTAATTGTGTTTATTTCACTTTTCAGGCTAAAATTACTTGAAGATAATCTAAATCCGAGTAGTCATCATTACTTTTGTGCTATGATTTTATTAGTacgctttttattttatttttgatatGGCGTCGAACGAGCTTAAAATTCTGGGTAACTTGTATCTTCTGTCCAGCAAAATGGTCTGGGTGTATGTTCTTCATTTGCACAATATTCATCATTATATATCGTTCCCTCTACATTCTGTAAATTTGAAAATAGTTGTGGTTTTTGTTATCTTTTCGTAATGTTGTATAAACAATGAGTTGTGTTTTTCTTGAAATTACAGCTGCTAGTTTACATAAATCTAATTGATGCCTTCCTCATATCTATTTGTCTTTTTGTTGGAATGGCATTGGTTGACTTGTTACGCTTTGCAGGAAGAAGCATTGGTGATGAACATGATTCAGCTGATCTTTTGCAGAAAACATAGATTGATTGTCCAGCTAATTATGCTATTGTGATGAATTGTTGAGCAGGTAAGCTTATCCGAACAAAATGTAACTCTTTCCTTTTTTACTGCCATTTCTCAAGCACCCAATTCCAAGAGAAGATTGTAAGATGTTCTGTACAACTCTGGCCACCTCCTTGCTTTGATGGCAGGCTGCACCTTGGATATTTTCTCCAGGCCTTGCTTTCTCATCCCTTTGCTCAGCAGTTATCTATTATCTTCCATATGCCTTTAACCACCTGCTTCTCCTTTAGTTGCTGCTGTTCAATCCCCTCTCTATTGGATGTGCAGTTACGTCCGGCTTCCAGTTCTGCTTATGTCCTCCTTAGCCCCCACCCCCCCTGTTGCTTCTGGTAATGCGGGCTCTTCTCCTTTTTGCACCTCTGAAGACTCATGACTTCCCGTTTTGTTCACATAGTGGTAGCATAATGAAATGCATCCTCTTTAATGTTCTTCATGGATGTTCTTTCGTAAGTAGCTGATAACTGACAATGCACGGGCATTTGCAATACTTTATTTAAACATGATAGTTATACTGTTGTAAATTGATGGTTGGTCTGCATCTTTATGGTACATAGTGAACTGATGATTGGCACAATACTTGAGGAGCGCACTTTCATTTAATTCTACATTGTAGTTTATTCTAGTGCATATGGAATTTTGATCTGGCAGTTTGCTTAAATATTTTCTCAGCAGATCTGTCAGTCTCTAACTTGCATATGCAATTGGCTATTATCCACTAACATGATTTGTCCGTAAACAACTATATGTAGTTATATTTTGTGGGCAGTCTATTTTCTCCAGTTCTGGTCACTTTAGAtgcttaaatttttattaaacccATGATCGAGATGACATGGCCATATTCACCATAAATACTGCTTTCTTCACTAGTTGCATTCTTTACTAACATATAATATTGTTATCATTAAAACTAGTTGTCAAACTATTATTTTTGATCTTGTGGAGAGAAAAAATAGCATGTATTTTGGGCTGAAGAAAGTGTCTGTAAATAATGTGATGTATGATCCCTTAGTTCAGGCATCAAACTACTACATGAGTTTAATTAATTTCGATTTGTTAGTGGCCAGCTAGCTCATACGTTTCTAAACAGTATGCCTGTAAGCCAGAACCCAGGTGGTTCTGCTTTTCTACTCCATGATCCCTTATATGTCCATGATAACAAGGAATATTTCAAAAGATCTGATAAGCTCGGATGCTCAGTATTTCCATCTAATGGAACTTTTCTTTTGAACCACTGATCTCTTAGCTTTTACAGATACATAATACCAAATGTAGCCAAAAACTTGAGAATCGATAACAATAAGAGTTGAAGGTTTAGCACTAATTTTTGTAAATTAAACTGGCATAATGTAGCTGTTCTATGTTTTCTAATGTCGGTTCTGTCCAAATATGCTGAGAAGATTCAGCTCTGGAGCTCTTGGCACAATCTCCACAGTAGTAGTGATGTTAATGTTtacttaccaaattttaatatgtTATTTGTATGACTTATCTAATGAATTGTACAAATTGGTTTGACTGATGAAATTGTTTGCTCCACAGATATCACATCCTGGTGGCACAAGATGAACAATGGGTTGTGTGATTTAGGTTCTTCCCTTTTGCACGCGAAATTGGCCCTCTTTATTGGTCAATCGTAAGGAGAGTCTTGTAGGAAATTAATCGCTTAGTTTGCCAGCTTACAGTCTTTTATCTAATATCTGTACACAATTAGTCAACCGCCATGGATGACACAGTGAATTGCTGTTGTCTGCCCTGTCAGTTAATCTGTTGGGTTAATCTGGTCCATGCCTTTCAAGCAGCCAGGAAGCAATGTTGACTGTTGAGGCAGGTCACCTCTGTGGGTTGTGTACCTGTGTCAGCCTCATTTCTGTATTGTATCGCTGTTAAATTTGTCACCAGAATTCCCCAGGATGAGAGAAGTTTTTTAAACTTATTATTATTCAGAAGAGGATTTGAGGGAAAACATCTCCATCTGAACACACAT includes these proteins:
- the LOC124671197 gene encoding uncharacterized protein LOC124671197 — protein: MSSPRCRRRSPAVKTPLEDDDLLSEILLRLPPRPSSLPRASLVCKRWHGLASDPGFFRRFRRHHRRIPPLLGFFRRYELTFVPTLEDPDRVPPGRFSLHRGDGDRFMSLGCRHGLVLIVNFTPRQMLVWDPVTGDQHRLAIPPGIATHSGNMIITGAVLRARGGGAHFQVVLTVADNQDKQRRRALACVYSSETRLWGDLISTPLPLGVPRSDQPTVEDFANVPTLVFTGKPAVLAGNFLYWVLVGNFQGILEFDLEKQSLAVIRVPLHMLENFHFLNMRAEGGSLGLLFSKDSTIQLWKRKTGCDGVASWALGRTIELDKLLSLESQQVSVRILGFAEENNVLFLQTCGIQYMLHLESLQFKKLSESILASNFHPFESVYTSGNGMPSDITFYVMIIV